A portion of the Pedobacter cryoconitis genome contains these proteins:
- a CDS encoding glycosyltransferase: MSTMPVNAKESLFDDVTLLITHYNRSSSLERLLLTFKEQQVRFKEIIVSDDCSADFHLGQLEKMAQVYNYRLIKAKINGGLGNNLNKGQLEVKTPYTLYVQEDFIPLPAFVAHFNDAMDMMHAEADLDLVRFYAYGPYPYLKPYKKGFSTMVYKPWFTDKNKIYNYSDHPHLRRSSFFERFGQYTEGIKSDKTEYEMCLSFIQNKGRALFYDQYDSLFLQENSSAEPSTVTRSNWRQSGNPLISFVRLVYRQIKYNYDLHLNTRFKRHK; this comes from the coding sequence ATGTCCACGATGCCAGTGAATGCTAAGGAGAGCCTGTTTGATGATGTTACCCTGCTGATTACCCACTATAACAGAAGTAGCTCTTTGGAACGGTTGCTGCTTACTTTTAAAGAACAGCAGGTTCGTTTTAAGGAGATCATTGTTTCTGATGATTGTAGTGCTGATTTTCATTTGGGCCAGCTGGAGAAGATGGCGCAGGTGTATAATTACAGGTTGATCAAAGCAAAAATCAATGGTGGATTGGGAAATAACCTGAATAAAGGCCAGCTGGAAGTAAAAACACCTTATACTTTGTATGTACAGGAAGATTTTATTCCGCTGCCTGCTTTTGTGGCGCATTTTAATGATGCAATGGACATGATGCATGCAGAAGCAGACCTGGACCTGGTCAGATTTTATGCTTATGGGCCTTATCCTTATTTAAAGCCATATAAAAAAGGTTTCTCCACGATGGTTTATAAGCCATGGTTTACAGATAAAAACAAAATATACAATTATAGTGATCACCCTCATTTGCGCCGTTCTTCATTTTTTGAGCGTTTCGGCCAATATACTGAGGGCATAAAGTCTGACAAAACGGAATATGAAATGTGTTTATCTTTTATTCAAAATAAAGGAAGAGCATTGTTTTATGACCAGTATGATAGTTTGTTCCTGCAGGAAAATTCTTCAGCAGAACCTAGTACGGTGACCAGAAGTAACTGGAGACAAAGTGGGAACCCATTAATTTCATTCGTCAGACTGGTCTACAGACAAATTAAGTACAACTATGACCTTCATCTCAATACCAGGTTCAAAAGACACAAATAA
- a CDS encoding glycosyltransferase family 8 protein → METNSRISVVVACDNHYVILMAALLKSIEMNHLSDHIVDDHISKTNKQKLTGSLVLKKINLIWLKMSEIIPEGVKLPLVNNSYPLNTYIRLLIPYFMPEEIKKVIFLDVDMIMLDDISNLWNIEIGDKVIGAVNDNAGDHEKTIAEGIENYKELGLDPNQKYFNAGLQLINTKRWLEQDITQKTFDAINNNKKYAGLGDQYGLNISLCGNWHEIDRMWNCFSVCTDPKPKLIHYFHRKPIYKTYAYNYREEFFHYLNLTAWKGFKPIGETTRYMKKINNIFEKIKLLF, encoded by the coding sequence ATGGAAACTAATTCTCGCATATCTGTTGTAGTGGCTTGTGATAATCACTATGTCATCTTAATGGCTGCCTTATTGAAGTCAATTGAAATGAATCATTTGAGTGATCATATCGTTGATGATCATATCTCTAAAACAAATAAGCAAAAGCTTACCGGATCACTGGTCTTAAAAAAGATTAACCTGATCTGGTTAAAAATGAGTGAGATTATTCCGGAAGGGGTGAAACTACCGCTGGTTAACAATTCATATCCGTTAAATACCTACATCAGGCTATTGATTCCTTATTTTATGCCTGAAGAGATTAAAAAAGTTATCTTTTTAGATGTAGATATGATTATGCTGGACGATATCAGTAACCTATGGAATATCGAAATCGGGGATAAGGTGATCGGCGCAGTCAATGACAATGCTGGTGACCATGAGAAAACGATTGCAGAAGGTATAGAAAACTATAAAGAATTAGGACTTGATCCGAATCAGAAATACTTTAATGCAGGTCTTCAATTGATCAATACAAAAAGGTGGCTGGAGCAGGATATTACGCAAAAAACCTTTGATGCGATCAATAATAATAAAAAATATGCTGGTCTGGGAGATCAGTATGGCCTGAATATTTCTTTATGCGGGAACTGGCACGAGATTGACAGAATGTGGAACTGCTTTTCAGTTTGTACAGATCCAAAGCCCAAACTGATCCATTATTTTCATAGAAAGCCTATTTATAAAACTTACGCTTACAACTATAGAGAAGAATTCTTTCATTATCTGAACCTAACCGCATGGAAGGGTTTTAAACCTATCGGAGAAACTACGCGGTATATGAAAAAGATAAATAATATCTTTGAAAAGATTAAACTGTTATTCTAA